Proteins encoded in a region of the Sugiyamaella lignohabitans strain CBS 10342 chromosome B, complete sequence genome:
- the NSL1 gene encoding MIND complex subunit NSL1, translating to MEQPRLHNKIHLNSEDIRYIKNQLNHSIKSRIDLDLPDNEDDSLRNQVLSYIQQFIDESFELAKHSLIVDGKDMSGVPSLEASLTEGKQEIEPFDIELNEKLRQLYAKVDQETLKVTELRRNIAQIATSEYQQRADAETRLVDSILDSVRQTPGDPGTQRGQFALNSSETEILLRTQEEYKKATSNLVALQEKTPNTVAELSKLAESIRYLQEEL from the coding sequence ATGGAGCAACCACGTTTACACAATAAAATTCATCTTAATTCCGAAGATATTCGGTATATTAAAAATCAGCTGAACCATTCTATCAAGTCACGAATAGACCTTGATCTACCTGACAATGAGGATGATTCTTTAAGGAACCAAGTACTGTCGTATATCCAACAATTCATAGACGAATCGTTTGAACTTGCAAAGCACTCACTAATAGTCGATGGGAAAGATATGTCAGGAGTACCATCACTGGAAGCTAGTCTAACAGAAGgcaaacaagaaatcgaacCTTTTGATATTGAGCTCAACGAAAAGCTACGGCAACTGTATGCAAAGGTGGACCAAGAGACATTAAAAGTGACTGAACTACGACGAAATATAGCACAAATAGCAACTTCGGAATATCAACAACGGGCTGATGCTGAGACTAGACTGGTGGACTCTATCCTTGATTCCGTAAGGCAGACCCCAGGTGATCCAGGGACACAGAGGGGACAATTTGCCCTCAACTCGTCGGAAACCGAAATCCTGCTAAGAACCCAGGAAGAATATAAGAAAGCTACTTCGAATTTGGTCGCACTTCAAGAAAAGACGCCGAACACTGTTGCAGAGTTATCTAAGTTGGCTGAGTCTATTCGTTATCTACAGGAAGAACTATAA
- the PHO88 gene encoding Pho88p (Probable membrane protein; involved in phosphate transport; role in the maturation of secretory proteins; pho88 pho86 double null mutant exhibits enhanced synthesis of repressible acid phosphatase at high inorganic phosphate concentrations; GO_component: GO:0016021 - integral component of membrane [Evidence IEA]; GO_component: GO:0016020 - membrane [Evidence IEA,IEA]; GO_component: GO:0016020 - membrane [Evidence IDA] [PMID 8709965]; GO_component: GO:0005739 - mitochondrion [Evidence IEA,IEA]; GO_component: GO:0005739 - mitochondrion [Evidence IDA] [PMID 14576278]; GO_component: GO:0005739 - mitochondrion [Evidence IDA] [PMID 16823961]; GO_function: GO:0003674 - molecular_function [Evidence ND]; GO_process: GO:0006817 - phosphate ion transport [Evidence IEA]; GO_process: GO:0006817 - phosphate ion transport [Evidence IGI,IMP,ISS] [PMID 8709965]; GO_process: GO:0051604 - protein maturation [Evidence IMP] [PMID 19433630]; GO_process: GO:0006810 - transport [Evidence IEA]), whose product MVNPAVSNLVIMLVMMQVSKKIDFEDSTVLLGVRALYLASNALIFGLYFYTRFQINKKNDLTTLKYVEPPAPMSGQTESKLVTTTIKEYDLGQVTSAMKGVFQGIAMMAFMHLYMKYTNPLLIQSILPVKSAIEQNIVQIHVFGKPAAGNLKRPFKVASMFGAGDVKTDKKAISEAEVSGAGGVKED is encoded by the coding sequence atggttAATCCAGCAGTCTCTAACCTTGTCATCATGCTTGTCATGATGCAAGTTTCAAAGAAAATCGACTTCGAGGACTCTACTGTCCTCTTAGGCGTCCGAGCTTTATATCTTGCCAGTAATGCTCTTATCTTTGGTCTCTATTTCTACACTAGAttccaaatcaacaagaaaaatgaTCTGACTACCTTGAAGTATGTCGAGCCTCCTGCTCCTATGAGCGGTCAAACTGAGTCCAAATTGGTCACTACCACTATTAAGGAGTATGATCTTGGTCAAGTCACCTCTGCCATGAAGGGTGTTTTCCAAGGTATTGCCATGATGGCTTTCATGCACTTGTACATGAAGTACACCAACCCCTTGTTGATTCAATCTATCTTGCCTGTCAAGTCTGCTATTGAACAAAACATTGTTCAAATCCATGTTTTTGGCAAGCCTGCTGCCGGTAATCTCAAGCGTCCTTTCAAGGTTGCCAGCATgtttggtgctggtgatgtTAAGACCGACAAGAAGGCCATTTCTGAGGCTGAAGTCTCTGGTGCCGGTGGTGTCAAGGAGGATTAG
- the RNH201 gene encoding Rnh201p (Ribonuclease H2 catalytic subunit; removes RNA primers during Okazaki fragment synthesis and errant ribonucleotides misincorporated during DNA replication; role in ribonucleotide excision repair; homolog of RNAse HI; related to human AGS4 which causes Aicardi-Goutieres syndrome; GO_component: GO:0005737 - cytoplasm [Evidence IEA,IEA]; GO_component: GO:0005634 - nucleus [Evidence IEA,IEA]; GO_component: GO:0005634 - nucleus [Evidence IDA] [PMID 11029655]; GO_component: GO:0032299 - ribonuclease H2 complex [Evidence IDA] [PMID 14734815]; GO_function: GO:0003723 - RNA binding [Evidence IEA]; GO_function: GO:0004523 - RNA-DNA hybrid ribonuclease activity [Evidence IEA,IEA]; GO_function: GO:0004523 - RNA-DNA hybrid ribonuclease activity [Evidence IDA,IMP] [PMID 14734815]; GO_function: GO:0004523 - RNA-DNA hybrid ribonuclease activity [Evidence ISS] [PMID 9462832]; GO_function: GO:0004519 - endonuclease activity [Evidence IEA]; GO_function: GO:0016787 - hydrolase activity [Evidence IEA]; GO_function: GO:0046872 - metal ion binding [Evidence IEA]; GO_function: GO:0004518 - nuclease activity [Evidence IEA]; GO_function: GO:0003676 - nucleic acid binding [Evidence IEA]; GO_process: GO:0043137 - DNA replication, removal of RNA primer [Evidence IDA,IGI] [PMID 10567561]; GO_process: GO:0016070 - RNA metabolic process [Evidence IEA]; GO_process: GO:0090502 - RNA phosphodiester bond hydrolysis, endonucleolytic [Evidence IEA,IEA]; GO_process: GO:0090305 - nucleic acid phosphodiester bond hydrolysis [Evidence IEA]) — protein MTVEATILPSSEEVEDDSLGEDLTPVEFVPPSLPCEDQDPAETYTFYSEIPSEIGTTSTPCILGVDEAGRGPVLGPMVYAVSYCKVDYKQKLAAVGFDDSKVLTHQTRSDLLEKMCTDEELKSNIGWATTIMTARDISSGMLRPDNHGPYNLNEQAHDTTMALIDQVLKRGVNVVEAYVDTVGPPAKYQDKLSKRFPSIKFTVAKKADSLYPIVSAASICAKVTRDASLIAQDTSGGTWGSGYPSDPRTSAWLHEKIDPVFGWQNIVRFSWQTTRDAFEKSRGVEIEWADDHIKTLSKVTAMFGKQDKPTTVTTGLDMSTRWYGANVSSF, from the coding sequence ATGACTGTAGAAGCGACTATATTACCGAGCTCAGAAGAGGTGGAAGATGATTCCCTGGGTGAGGATCTGACACCTGTAGAGTTTGTACCTCCCTCGTTGCCCTGCGAAGATCAAGATCCTGCCGAGACATATACCTTCTATTCAGAAATCCCGTCAGAAATAGGCACAACTTCGACTCCATGTATACTTGGAGTTGATGAAGCTGGTCGTGGTCCTGTTCTTGGACCCATGGTATATGCAGTTAGCTACTGTAAAGTGGATTATAAACAAAAGCTGGCGGCTGTTGGATTTGATGATTCAAAAGTGTTAACTCATCAAACACGATCTGATCTGTTGGAGAAAATGTGCACCGATGAAGAATTGAAATCCAATATTGGCTGGGCCACTACAATCATGACAGCTAGAGATATTTCTAGTGGGATGCTGAGACCTGATAATCATGGGCCCTACAACTTAAATGAGCAGGCTCATGATACAACCATGGCCTTAATTGATCAAGTACTTAAAAGAGGTGTCAATGTAGTTGAAGCCTATGTCGATACAGTTGGTCCTCCAGCAAAATATCAAGACAAACTTTCGAAAAGATTCCCTTCCATCAAGTTTACTGTGGCTAAAAAGGCTGATTCGCTATACCCGATAGTCAGTGCCGCTTCAATTTGTGCCAAAGTTACGAGGGATGCATCATTAATAGCACAAGACACTAGTGGCGGTACTTGGGGCTCTGGTTATCCCTCTGACCCACGTACATCAGCATGGCTTCATGAAAAGATAGATCCTGTATTTGGGTGGCAGAATATTGTTCGGTTTTCCTGGCAGACCACACGGGATGCTTTTGAAAAGTCCCGAGGTGTCGAGATCGAGTGGGCCGATGACCACATTAAAACATTATCTAAAGTCACAGCTATGTTTGGCAAACAAGACAAACCAACTACCGTGACCACTGGTCTGGATATGTCAACACGCTGGTACGGTGCGAATGTCAGCTCGTTTTAG
- the TUM1 gene encoding Tum1p (Rhodanese domain sulfur transferase; accepts persulfite from Nfs1p and transfers it to Uba4p in the pathway for 2-thiolation of the wobble uridine base of tRNAs; also stimulates sulfur transfer by Nfs1p; may be mitochondrially localized; GO_component: GO:0005737 - cytoplasm [Evidence IEA,IEA]; GO_component: GO:0005737 - cytoplasm [Evidence IDA] [PMID 14562095]; GO_component: GO:0005739 - mitochondrion [Evidence IEA,IEA]; GO_function: GO:0004792 - thiosulfate sulfurtransferase activity [Evidence IEA,IEA]; GO_function: GO:0004792 - thiosulfate sulfurtransferase activity [Evidence IDA,IMP] [PMID 19151091]; GO_function: GO:0004792 - thiosulfate sulfurtransferase activity [Evidence ISS] [PMID 9153759]; GO_function: GO:0016740 - transferase activity [Evidence IEA]; GO_process: GO:0002143 - tRNA wobble position uridine thiolation [Evidence IMP] [PMID 19145231]; GO_process: GO:0002143 - tRNA wobble position uridine thiolation [Evidence IMP] [PMID 19151091]; GO_process: GO:0002098 - tRNA wobble uridine modification [Evidence IMP] [PMID 18755837]), producing MSRVLESLIKSQKYISAQSFKEIVAAGLPSNIVPIDATWYLPNAGRNGYEEFKQERIPGSVFLDIDEVKDEASPYPHMMPDKKTFDRSLCKTILLLDKYQSSN from the coding sequence ATGTCACGGGTTCTTGAGTCGCTGATAAAATCTCAAAAGTACATTTCTGCTCAATCGTTCAAGGAGATTGTTGCAGCCGGTCTACCTAGTAACATTGTTCCAATTGATGCTACCTGGTATTTGCCCAATGCTGGTAGAAATGGATACGAAGAATTCAAGCAGGAAAGGATCCCTGGATCAGTTTTTCTAGACATTGATGAGGTAAAGGACGAGGCTTCTCCTTATCCACATATGATGCCAGATAAGAAAACTTTTGACCGTTCATTGTGTAAGACCATCTTATTATTAGATAAATATCAGAGCAGCAACTAA
- the KRS1 gene encoding lysine--tRNA ligase KRS1 (Lysyl-tRNA synthetase; GO_component: GO:0005737 - cytoplasm [Evidence IEA,IEA,IEA]; GO_component: GO:0005737 - cytoplasm [Evidence IDA] [PMID 330225]; GO_function: GO:0005524 - ATP binding [Evidence IEA,IEA]; GO_function: GO:0004812 - aminoacyl-tRNA ligase activity [Evidence IEA,IEA]; GO_function: GO:0016874 - ligase activity [Evidence IEA]; GO_function: GO:0004824 - lysine-tRNA ligase activity [Evidence IEA,IEA]; GO_function: GO:0004824 - lysine-tRNA ligase activity [Evidence IDA] [PMID 3888626]; GO_function: GO:0004824 - lysine-tRNA ligase activity [Evidence IMP] [PMID 7628447]; GO_function: GO:0003729 - mRNA binding [Evidence IDA] [PMID 23222640]; GO_function: GO:0003676 - nucleic acid binding [Evidence IEA]; GO_function: GO:0000166 - nucleotide binding [Evidence IEA,IEA]; GO_process: GO:0006430 - lysyl-tRNA aminoacylation [Evidence IEA]; GO_process: GO:0006430 - lysyl-tRNA aminoacylation [Evidence IDA] [PMID 3888626]; GO_process: GO:0006430 - lysyl-tRNA aminoacylation [Evidence IMP] [PMID 7628447]; GO_process: GO:0006418 - tRNA aminoacylation for protein translation [Evidence IEA]; GO_process: GO:0006412 - translation [Evidence IEA]): MQDFKHIQVVLNCRKLPSFDGDVDKFTEAHNLFRRGDIITATGRPWRTKSGEFSILASEQARLLSPCLHPLPTELNEANRLHNRVVDLSVNTEARDTLLARSTIISSVRKFFEERDFIEVQTPILSSHTGGATAEPFLTESRALSKKADDEQADTNASTTLSLRIAPELWLKRLVISGFDKVFEIGQCFRNEGIDASHNPEFTSCEFYQSYTSLEQLIEITQKLLHTVVQDVQKRHPYLKSQELLSTLAHQVNDNNKLRQIDFISEIESQTSKQLPVDLGNRTELLAYYDSIGLACPDSNTPLTASKLLDNLASVFLEPQCNAPTFIVNHPHVMSPLAKSTTIDINGIPRKVSRRFELFINGREYANAYEEENSPFVQRENFSRQAYDNLTLKDSESPLPDDSYVSAMEWGLPPTGGWGMGIDRLCMLLTGADRISQVLTFGSVKSVNYQ, encoded by the coding sequence ATGCAAGATTTCAAACATATACAGGTCGTTCTTAACTGTAGAAAGCTGCCAAGTTTTGATGGTGATGTGGACAAATTCACAGAAGCGCATAATCTTTTTAGGAGAGGCGATATAATTACAGCTACTGGCAGACCATGGAGGACGAAAAGCGGCGAATTTTCAATATTAGCATCCGAACAAGCCAGATTATTATCGCCTTGCTTACACCCTCTACCTACTGAGTTAAATGAAGCAAATCGTCTTCATAACAGGGTAGTTGATCTCTCTGTGAATACCGAGGCTCGAGACACACTTCTTGCCCGAAGCACCATAATATCCAGCGTTCGAAAGTTTTTTGAGGAGCGTGATTTCATCGAAGTGCAAACTCCAATTCTGTCGAGTCACACTGGAGGGGCTACAGCCGAGCCATTTTTGACTGAATCACGGGCTCTGTCAAAAAAAGCTGACGATGAGCAAGCAGATACCAATGCTAGCACTACATTATCTCTTCGAATTGCGCCTGAACTATGGCTTAAAAGATTGGTGATATCTGGATTTGACAaagtttttgaaattggtCAGTGCTTTCGAAACGAAGGAATTGATGCCTCTCATAATCCGGAATTTACTTCATGCGAGTTTTATCAATCATATACCTCGCTAGAACAGCTTATCGAAATAACTCAAAAACTGCTCCATACAGTGGTACAAGATGTTCAAAAAAGGCATCCGTATCTTAAAAGTCAGGAGTTACTTTCCACGCTTGCCCATCAGGTTAAcgacaataataaattacgACAAATAGATTTCATCTCAGAGATCGAATCCCAAACTTCGAAACAGTTGCCTGTAGATTTAGGCAATCGAACGGAATTACTTGCATACTATGACTCTATTGGCTTGGCTTGTCCCGACTCAAATACACCCTTGACCGCATCAAAATTATTGGATAATCTGGCCAGTGTATTCCTCGAACCCCAGTGCAATGCCCCAACTTTTATTGTGAACCATCCTCATGTGATGTCTCCATTGGCAAAGTCAACTACAATTGATATCAACGGTATACCTCGTAAAGTTTCCAGGCGTTTcgaattatttattaatggCAGAGAGTATGCTAATGCATATGAGGAGGAGAATAGTCCGTTTGTTCAAAGGGAAAACTTTTCAAGACAAGCATATGACAATCTGACCTTGAAGGATTCCGAGTCCCCACTCCCAGACGACAGCTATGTTTCGGCCATGGAATGGGGTCTTCCACCCACAGGAGGGTGGGGCATGGGAATCGACCGTCTTTGCATGCTCCTCACAGGAGCCGATAGAATCAGCCAGGTGTTGACATTTGGCAGTGTTAAAAGTGTAAATTATCAATAA
- the TUM1 gene encoding Tum1p (Rhodanese domain sulfur transferase; accepts persulfite from Nfs1p and transfers it to Uba4p in the pathway for 2-thiolation of the wobble uridine base of tRNAs; also stimulates sulfur transfer by Nfs1p; may be mitochondrially localized; GO_component: GO:0005737 - cytoplasm [Evidence IEA,IEA]; GO_component: GO:0005737 - cytoplasm [Evidence IDA] [PMID 14562095]; GO_component: GO:0005739 - mitochondrion [Evidence IEA,IEA]; GO_function: GO:0004792 - thiosulfate sulfurtransferase activity [Evidence IEA,IEA]; GO_function: GO:0004792 - thiosulfate sulfurtransferase activity [Evidence IDA,IMP] [PMID 19151091]; GO_function: GO:0004792 - thiosulfate sulfurtransferase activity [Evidence ISS] [PMID 9153759]; GO_function: GO:0016740 - transferase activity [Evidence IEA]; GO_process: GO:0002143 - tRNA wobble position uridine thiolation [Evidence IMP] [PMID 19145231]; GO_process: GO:0002143 - tRNA wobble position uridine thiolation [Evidence IMP] [PMID 19151091]; GO_process: GO:0002098 - tRNA wobble uridine modification [Evidence IMP] [PMID 18755837]), with translation MLRAFKHTNSILLNSFPVYKKLNGVLDTSPLNVPSARKATNYISSEYDADAVISYEELKSIVENPQTVDNYYILDARPGGRFAGSDPEPRPGISSGHVPGAISLPFSDLVKDGQFAPTDEISAVIKSKGIANDKPIIVMCGTGVTACVIENALKEIDGLDQPVRVYDGSWT, from the coding sequence ATGCTACGGGCTTTTAAGCATACCAATTCAATTCTTCTCAATAGTTTCCCTGTATACAAAAAGCTCAATGGTGTTCTTGACACATCTCCTTTAAATGTCCCATCAGCTCGCAAGGCAACTAACTATATCTCCTCTGAGTATGATGCAGATGCAGTAATTTCCTATGAAGAATTGAAAAGTATAGTGGAAAACCCTCAAACAGTtgataattattatattttggatGCTCGTCCTGGCGGCCGGTTTGCCGGTTCGGATCCAGAACCACGCCCTGGAATCTCATCGGGTCATGTGCCAGGAGCCATTTCTTTGCCATTTAGCGATCTTGTTAAAGACGGACAGTTTGCACCAACAGATGAGATTTCCGCTGTGATAAAATCCAAGGGTATTGCCAATGACAAGCCGATTATAGTTATGTGTGGTACCGGCGTTACTGCCTGTGTCATTGAGAATGCGTTGAAAGAAATTGATGGACTCGACCAGCCTGTTCGCGTCTACGATGGTAGCTGGACGTAA